Proteins encoded together in one Nyctibius grandis isolate bNycGra1 chromosome 1, bNycGra1.pri, whole genome shotgun sequence window:
- the AMD1 gene encoding S-adenosylmethionine decarboxylase proenzyme produces MKENGAHFFEGTEKLLEVWFARQQPAQQEPHQSKGSGDLRTIPRIEWDKLLENVHCLIISVTKTDKQEAYVLSESSMFVSKRRFILKTCGTTLLLQALVPLLELAREYSGFDSIQSFFYSRKNFMKPSHQEYPHRNFQEEVEFLNEIFPNGAAYCMGRMNSDCWYLYTLDFPESRISNQPDQTLEILMSELDPVVMDQFYMKDGVTANDVTRMSGIRDLIPGSVIDATMFNPCGYSMNGMKSDGTYWTIHITPEPEFSYVSFETNISQTSYDDLIRKVVEVFKPGKFVTTLFVNQSSKCRTVFSSAQKIEGFKRLDHQIAQFSDYNFVFTSFTKNRQQQHS; encoded by the exons ATGAAGGAGAACGGTGCACACTTCTTCGAAGGGACCGAGAAGCTGTTGGAGGTGTGGTTCGCCCGGCAGCAGCCCGCGCAGCAGGAGCCGCACCAGAGCAAGGGGTCCGGCGATCTCCGCACCATACCCAG GATTGAGTGGGACAAACTTCTGGAGAATGTGCATTGTTTGATCATAAGTGTGACAAAAACTGACAAGCAGGAAGCTTATGTACTCAG tgagagtaGCATGTTTGTCTCCAAGAGACGTTTCATTTTGAAGACGTGTGGTACCACCCTCTTACTGCAAGCACTGGTTCCCCTGTTGGAGCTTGCTAGGGAGTACAGTGGGTTTGACTCAATTCAG agctTCTTTTATTCACGTAAGAATTTCATGAAGCCTTCCCACCAGGAGTACCCACATAGGAATTTCCAGGAAGAAGTAGAGTTTCTTAACGAAATTTTCCCAA ATGGAGCAGCTTATTGCATGGGGCGTATGAATTCTGATTGCTG GTACCTGTACACCCTGGATTTCCCAGAGAGTCGGATATCCAATCAGCCTGATCAGACACTGGAAATTCTGATGAGTGAGCTTGACCCAGTAGTTATGGACCAGTTCTACATGAAAGATGGTGTTACTGCAAATGATGTCACTCGT ATGAGTGGAATTCGTGACCTGATACCAGGTTCTGTTATTGATGCTACAATGTTCAATCCTTGTGGGTATTCAATGAATGGGATGAAATCGGAT ggaacTTACTGGACTATTCACATCACTCCAGAACCAGAGTTTTCTTACGTTAGTTTTGAAACAAACATAAGTCAGACCTCTTATGATGACCTGATTAGAAAAGTTGTAGAGGTTTTCAAGCCAGGAAAATTTGTGACAACCCTCTTTGTTAATCAG agCTCTAAATGTCGtacagtgttttcttctgccCAGAAGATTGAAGGGTTTAAACGTCTTGATCACCAGATTGCCCAATTCAGTgattataattttgtttttacaagttTTACAAAGAATCGCCAGCAACAGCACAGTTGA